The proteins below are encoded in one region of Deltaproteobacteria bacterium:
- a CDS encoding isochorismatase family protein, with amino-acid sequence MPSEDAAAALALDRGNALLLVIDVQERLATAMPPAPLARLKKNAEVLIRAARRLAMPVVATEQYPKGLGPTVSSLRELLPADPMTKMEFSCGASRPIAREILGTGRRQAIVVGMEAHVCVFQTVRDLLRGGFSVFVAQDAVISRSDENRAVGLALCEKAGATLTSTEAVLFDLLGVAGTPEFKELTALIK; translated from the coding sequence ATGCCATCTGAAGACGCTGCTGCAGCGCTTGCGCTGGACCGCGGGAACGCGCTCCTTCTGGTGATCGACGTGCAGGAACGGCTGGCGACCGCGATGCCGCCCGCCCCTCTCGCCAGGCTGAAGAAGAACGCGGAGGTGCTGATCCGCGCCGCCAGGCGTCTCGCCATGCCCGTCGTCGCGACCGAGCAGTACCCGAAGGGCCTCGGGCCCACCGTGTCCTCACTGCGCGAGCTGCTCCCCGCCGATCCGATGACGAAGATGGAGTTCTCCTGCGGCGCCTCCAGACCGATCGCCCGTGAGATCCTCGGCACCGGACGCCGGCAGGCCATCGTGGTCGGAATGGAGGCGCACGTCTGCGTCTTCCAGACGGTGCGCGACCTGCTGCGGGGAGGCTTCTCGGTGTTCGTGGCGCAGGACGCGGTGATCTCCCGGAGCGACGAGAACCGCGCAGTCGGGCTCGCCCTCTGCGAGAAAGCCGGCGCAACGCTCACCAGCACCGAGGCGGTCCTGTTCGATCTTCTCGGAGTCGCGGGCACGCCCGAGTTCAAGGAGCTGACGGCGCTGATCAAGTGA
- a CDS encoding NAD-dependent succinate-semialdehyde dehydrogenase — MTIASVNPATGETVKTFPPDSDAVIEQKLEKAAAAAGRWRRTSFAERSQRLARAAALLEQRKDALGRLMTLEMGKLRKAAIAEVEKCANGCRYYAENAERHLAPEPVQTDARRSEKRFQPLGPVLAVMPWNFPFWQVFRFAAPALMAGNVGLLKHASSVPQCALAIEEIFRDAGYPEGCFQTLLVGSEKVKKIVEDPRIAAATLTGSDGAGRSLATTAGAHLKKTVLELGGSDPFVVLPSADLDKAVKVAITARVQNAGQSCIAAKRFIVHERIAPEFEKRFVQGMRALKIGDPQDDATEVGPLASRQVLEDLEKQVRGAREQGANVACGGRRLDRPGFFFEPTVALEAKGTKVWEEEVFGPVAAVVRAKGLDDAIALANDTQFGLGSAAFTQDPKEIDRLVDELDAGQVFINGMVKSDPRLPFGGIKASGYGRELSEEGIREFTNTKTVWIG; from the coding sequence ATGACCATCGCCAGCGTGAATCCCGCGACCGGGGAAACCGTCAAGACGTTTCCACCCGACTCCGATGCAGTCATCGAGCAGAAGCTCGAGAAAGCCGCCGCCGCGGCCGGGCGGTGGAGACGGACCAGTTTCGCCGAGCGCAGCCAGCGGCTCGCCCGCGCCGCGGCGCTGCTCGAGCAGCGCAAGGACGCTCTCGGCCGCCTGATGACGCTGGAGATGGGAAAGCTGCGCAAGGCCGCCATCGCCGAGGTCGAGAAGTGCGCCAACGGCTGCCGCTACTATGCGGAGAACGCCGAGCGCCACCTCGCTCCGGAGCCCGTCCAGACCGACGCGCGCCGGTCCGAGAAGCGGTTCCAGCCACTCGGCCCGGTGCTCGCCGTCATGCCCTGGAACTTCCCGTTCTGGCAGGTCTTCCGTTTCGCCGCTCCGGCCCTCATGGCTGGGAACGTCGGCCTGCTCAAGCACGCGAGCAGCGTTCCGCAGTGCGCCCTCGCCATCGAGGAGATCTTCCGCGACGCCGGCTATCCCGAGGGGTGCTTCCAGACGCTCCTCGTCGGCAGCGAGAAAGTGAAGAAGATCGTCGAGGATCCCCGGATCGCCGCCGCCACCCTGACCGGCAGCGACGGGGCGGGCCGCAGCCTTGCAACTACCGCCGGCGCCCACTTAAAGAAAACGGTCCTCGAGCTCGGAGGAAGCGATCCCTTCGTCGTGCTTCCCAGCGCCGATCTCGACAAGGCCGTCAAGGTCGCCATCACCGCCCGCGTCCAGAACGCCGGCCAGAGCTGCATCGCCGCCAAGCGCTTCATCGTGCACGAGAGAATCGCCCCCGAGTTCGAGAAGCGCTTCGTCCAGGGAATGCGGGCGCTCAAGATCGGCGACCCGCAGGACGACGCGACAGAGGTGGGCCCGCTCGCCTCCCGGCAGGTCCTCGAGGACCTGGAAAAGCAGGTGCGCGGCGCCCGCGAGCAGGGCGCGAACGTGGCCTGCGGCGGCCGGCGCCTGGACCGCCCCGGCTTCTTCTTCGAGCCTACCGTCGCCCTCGAAGCCAAGGGGACCAAGGTCTGGGAGGAAGAGGTCTTCGGCCCGGTCGCCGCGGTGGTACGCGCGAAGGGGCTCGACGACGCCATCGCGCTCGCCAACGACACGCAGTTCGGCCTGGGCTCGGCCGCCTTCACCCAGGATCCGAAGGAGATCGATCGCCTGGTGGACGAGCTCGACGCTGGGCAGGTATTCATCAACGGCATGGTGAAGAGCGACCCGCGGCTTCCCTTCGGGGGCATCAAGGCCTCCGGCTATGGCCGCGAGCTGTCCGAAGAGGGAATTCGCGAGTTCACGAATACGAAGACGGTCTGGATCGGTTGA
- a CDS encoding DUF2905 domain-containing protein: protein MSPAAGKLLVVLGLAIAAVGLLFWLAPGTLRWMGRLPGDVRGEHFVFPIVTCLVASLVLTILVNLAARLFR from the coding sequence ATGAGCCCCGCGGCCGGCAAGCTGCTGGTCGTCCTCGGGCTGGCCATCGCCGCAGTCGGATTGCTTTTCTGGCTCGCGCCTGGAACTCTGCGCTGGATGGGCCGGCTCCCGGGCGACGTCCGCGGTGAGCACTTTGTCTTTCCCATCGTGACCTGCCTGGTGGCGTCGCTGGTGCTGACGATTCTCGTCAACCTGGCGGCACGGCTGTTCCGGTAG
- a CDS encoding DEAD/DEAH box helicase codes for MPKSAAFHPPVQRWFEASFPAPTRAQALGWPPILSGESTLLLAPTGSGKTLAAFLTAIDRLMFTEAPAKKERCRVLYVSPLKALAVDVERNLRAPLAGIATQGGVLHVPQVAIRTGDTPASERAQMLRTPPDILITTPESLYLLLTSQAREILRPVETVIVDEIHSLVPTKRGAHLFLSLERLQQQARRELQRIGLSATQRPLDEVARLLGGGQPAGKKWRPRPVTIVDAGSKKELEVRVEVPVDDLSRLGELEEIPSGPASAGPQRRSIWPSIHPRLLELIRAHRSTMIFVNSRRLAERLAGALNELAGAEVALAHHGSVARDKRQEMEDRLKRGALPAIVATSSLELGIDMGAVDLVVQIEAPPSIASGLQRIGRASHQVGGVPKGVMFPKHRGDLLCSAAAAWGMGAGQVEETFYPRNPLDVLAQQIVAHTSDGVHKVDEVYELVRRAAPFADLPRGSFDGVLDMLSGRYPSDEFAELRPRLTWDRIAGTLRAREGAARVAVANAGTIPDRGLYGVFLATGEPRGSAAGRAEAEGRSIGGAAGGKQRRVGELDEEMVFESREGEVFVLGASSWRIEEITQDKVMVTPAPGEPGKMPFWHGDRPGRPLEFGTHVGRLSRELARTPKAKALSRLQADGLDERAASNLLQYLHDQADATGEVPSDETVIVERYVDEVGDWRVCVLTPFGARVHAPWTTAVVRRLEQDRGLEVETMWTDDGMVFRIAESDAPPEPELFFPRADEVEDLVVQALGTTSLFAARFRENAARALLLPRRHPGRRSPLWAQRKRARDLLQVASRYGSFPLLLETYRECLRDVFDLPGLQETLRRVQDRRLRVVTVDSRTPSPFAASLLFSYVANFIYDGDTPLAERRAQALSVDQAQLRELLGEAEMRELLDARSIDEHEHAAQRLSRPAHGIDGLHDLLLALGDLSEGELRRRFEGDPPLQELFEQRRAFPLNLAGEKRWVAAEDAARVRDALGVPPPAGLPRELLEPVKDPLGDLVSRWARTHGPFRAEDLASRWGIGVAVVREALERLASQERVLEGEFLPNGRGREWVDAEVLKGLKRRALAKLRKQVEPVDPAALGRFLADWQGIARPRRGLDALLGAVEQLQGAPLVASALEREILTARIQPLRPGDLDVLFSAGELIWRGVEPVGSRDGRIALYLTDHYRLLAPPPKKAEGALCEKLRQELRRRGASFFADLTAATGAFPADLLKALWDLVWAGEVTNDTLAPLRSYLRGPPKEDRRTPHLGRPFRSRRIGPPGSEGRWSLLPEASGTPTERAAALAQALLSRHGVVTRESVHAEEIAGGFAAVYPVLKAMEEAGRARRGYFVAGLGGAQFAVPGAEDRLRSFRDAPPEPATIVLAATDPANPYGAVLPWPRVDGEGRAQRAAGAQVVLHDGMLVGWLSRSEHNLHTYLPAEEPDRSRFARALTHGLASLVEDGRRRALLIARVDGEDVNGSTLAPALKEAGFTAGVRGYLKRAPLGRGTPPAEAMEALEEEDA; via the coding sequence TTGCCGAAATCAGCCGCTTTCCACCCCCCCGTCCAGCGGTGGTTCGAGGCGTCGTTTCCGGCTCCCACACGTGCGCAAGCCCTCGGCTGGCCGCCAATTCTCTCGGGAGAATCGACCCTTCTCCTCGCGCCCACCGGGTCCGGGAAGACGCTTGCAGCCTTTCTGACGGCCATAGACCGCCTGATGTTCACGGAGGCTCCAGCAAAAAAGGAGCGTTGCCGGGTTTTGTACGTTTCGCCGCTCAAGGCCCTGGCCGTCGACGTGGAGCGCAATCTCCGCGCCCCGCTGGCGGGCATCGCGACGCAGGGCGGTGTCCTGCACGTCCCCCAGGTGGCCATCCGCACGGGCGACACCCCGGCGAGCGAGCGGGCGCAGATGCTGCGTACGCCGCCGGATATCCTCATCACCACGCCAGAATCGCTGTACCTGCTGCTCACTTCGCAGGCGCGCGAGATTCTTCGTCCGGTCGAGACCGTCATCGTCGACGAGATCCACTCACTCGTTCCGACCAAGCGCGGCGCCCATCTATTCCTCTCCCTCGAGCGCCTTCAGCAGCAGGCGCGGCGCGAGCTCCAGCGCATCGGCCTCTCCGCCACCCAGCGCCCGCTCGACGAGGTGGCGCGCCTGCTCGGCGGCGGACAGCCCGCCGGGAAGAAATGGCGGCCGCGGCCGGTGACGATCGTCGACGCGGGATCGAAGAAGGAGCTGGAGGTCCGGGTGGAGGTGCCGGTCGACGACCTGTCCAGGCTCGGCGAGCTGGAGGAGATCCCCTCCGGGCCGGCTTCCGCCGGGCCGCAGCGGCGAAGCATCTGGCCTTCCATCCATCCGAGGCTGCTCGAGCTCATCCGGGCGCATCGCTCGACGATGATCTTCGTCAACAGCCGGCGCCTCGCGGAGCGGCTCGCGGGCGCGCTCAACGAGCTTGCCGGCGCGGAGGTGGCGCTCGCCCACCACGGGTCGGTCGCGCGCGACAAGCGCCAGGAGATGGAGGATCGGCTCAAGCGGGGGGCTTTGCCGGCGATCGTCGCCACGTCCTCGCTGGAGCTCGGCATCGACATGGGCGCGGTGGACCTGGTCGTGCAGATCGAGGCTCCGCCGTCGATCGCGTCGGGTCTGCAGCGCATCGGGCGCGCCTCGCACCAAGTGGGCGGCGTGCCAAAAGGGGTGATGTTCCCCAAGCACCGCGGCGACCTGCTCTGCAGCGCCGCGGCCGCGTGGGGAATGGGCGCCGGGCAGGTCGAGGAGACGTTCTATCCGCGCAACCCCCTGGACGTGCTCGCCCAGCAGATCGTCGCCCACACCTCGGACGGCGTGCACAAGGTCGACGAGGTCTACGAGCTCGTTCGCCGGGCGGCGCCGTTCGCGGATCTGCCCCGCGGCTCGTTCGACGGCGTGCTCGACATGCTCTCCGGGCGCTATCCCTCCGACGAGTTCGCCGAGCTGCGCCCGCGGCTGACGTGGGATCGGATCGCCGGAACGCTTCGGGCGCGCGAGGGCGCCGCCCGCGTGGCCGTGGCAAATGCCGGCACCATCCCCGATCGCGGTCTGTACGGCGTGTTCCTGGCGACCGGGGAGCCCCGCGGCTCCGCCGCGGGGCGGGCGGAGGCCGAAGGCCGGAGCATTGGCGGCGCCGCAGGCGGCAAGCAGCGGCGGGTCGGCGAGCTCGACGAGGAGATGGTGTTCGAATCGCGGGAGGGCGAGGTGTTCGTGCTCGGCGCCTCCAGCTGGCGCATCGAGGAGATCACCCAGGACAAGGTGATGGTCACCCCGGCTCCCGGCGAGCCGGGGAAGATGCCGTTCTGGCACGGCGACCGGCCCGGACGCCCGCTGGAGTTCGGGACGCACGTCGGGCGACTCTCCCGCGAGCTGGCGCGCACGCCGAAGGCGAAGGCGCTCTCGCGGCTGCAGGCGGACGGGCTCGACGAGCGGGCAGCGTCAAATCTCCTGCAGTACCTGCACGACCAGGCGGATGCCACCGGCGAGGTTCCCAGCGACGAGACGGTGATTGTCGAGCGCTACGTCGACGAGGTCGGCGACTGGCGCGTCTGCGTGCTGACCCCGTTCGGCGCGCGCGTGCATGCGCCGTGGACCACCGCCGTCGTGCGCCGGCTGGAGCAGGACCGCGGCTTGGAAGTGGAGACGATGTGGACCGACGACGGCATGGTCTTCCGCATCGCCGAATCCGACGCGCCGCCCGAGCCGGAGCTGTTCTTTCCACGCGCGGACGAGGTCGAGGACCTCGTGGTGCAGGCGCTGGGGACGACCTCGCTCTTCGCCGCGCGCTTCCGCGAGAACGCGGCGCGGGCGCTGCTCCTGCCGCGCCGACATCCGGGCCGGCGCAGCCCGCTCTGGGCGCAGCGAAAGCGGGCGCGCGATCTGCTCCAGGTCGCCTCGCGGTACGGCAGCTTTCCTCTGCTGCTGGAGACGTACCGGGAATGCCTGCGCGACGTCTTCGACCTTCCCGGGCTGCAGGAGACGCTGCGTCGCGTGCAGGACCGCCGCCTGCGCGTCGTCACCGTCGACTCGCGCACGCCCTCGCCGTTCGCCGCTTCGCTGCTCTTCAGCTATGTCGCGAACTTCATCTACGACGGCGACACCCCGCTCGCCGAGCGCCGCGCGCAGGCGCTCTCCGTCGACCAGGCCCAGCTGCGTGAGCTGCTGGGCGAGGCGGAGATGCGCGAGCTGCTCGACGCGCGTTCCATCGACGAGCACGAGCACGCGGCCCAGCGCCTGTCCCGCCCGGCGCACGGAATCGACGGGCTCCACGATCTGCTGCTCGCGCTCGGCGACCTTTCCGAGGGGGAGCTGCGGCGGCGGTTCGAAGGCGACCCGCCGCTGCAGGAGCTGTTCGAGCAGCGCCGCGCCTTTCCGCTGAACCTCGCCGGCGAGAAGCGATGGGTCGCGGCGGAGGACGCGGCCCGCGTCCGCGATGCGCTCGGCGTCCCGCCGCCAGCGGGGCTTCCGCGGGAGCTTCTCGAGCCGGTGAAGGACCCGCTGGGCGACCTCGTCTCGCGCTGGGCGCGCACCCACGGCCCGTTCCGGGCCGAAGACCTCGCCTCGCGCTGGGGGATCGGCGTTGCCGTGGTCCGGGAGGCGCTGGAGCGGCTCGCATCGCAGGAGCGGGTGCTCGAGGGCGAGTTCCTGCCCAACGGCCGAGGCCGCGAATGGGTCGACGCGGAGGTCCTCAAGGGACTCAAGCGCCGCGCGCTCGCGAAGCTGCGCAAGCAGGTGGAGCCCGTGGACCCCGCCGCGCTGGGGCGCTTTCTCGCCGACTGGCAGGGGATCGCGCGGCCGCGCCGGGGCCTCGATGCGCTGCTCGGCGCCGTCGAGCAGCTTCAGGGCGCGCCGCTGGTCGCGAGCGCGCTCGAGCGCGAAATCCTTACCGCGCGGATCCAGCCGCTCCGCCCAGGCGATCTCGACGTCCTCTTCTCCGCCGGAGAGCTGATCTGGCGCGGCGTCGAACCGGTGGGAAGCCGCGACGGGCGCATCGCGCTGTACCTCACGGACCACTATCGGCTGCTCGCGCCGCCCCCGAAGAAAGCGGAAGGCGCGCTCTGCGAGAAGCTCCGCCAGGAGCTGCGCAGGCGCGGCGCCTCGTTCTTCGCCGACCTGACGGCGGCGACCGGCGCATTCCCCGCCGACCTCCTGAAGGCGCTGTGGGACCTGGTCTGGGCCGGCGAGGTCACGAACGATACGCTCGCGCCGCTCCGATCGTACCTGCGCGGGCCGCCGAAGGAAGATCGCCGCACGCCGCATCTCGGGCGTCCCTTCCGCTCGCGGCGGATCGGTCCGCCGGGCAGCGAGGGCCGCTGGTCGCTGCTTCCCGAGGCGTCGGGAACGCCCACCGAGCGCGCTGCCGCCCTCGCACAGGCGCTTCTTTCGCGGCATGGCGTGGTCACGCGCGAATCGGTCCACGCGGAGGAGATCGCCGGAGGCTTCGCGGCGGTGTACCCGGTGCTGAAGGCGATGGAGGAAGCCGGACGCGCGCGCCGCGGCTACTTCGTCGCCGGGCTCGGGGGCGCCCAGTTCGCCGTTCCCGGCGCCGAGGATCGGCTGCGCAGCTTCCGCGACGCGCCTCCGGAACCGGCGACGATCGTGCTTGCGGCGACCGATCCCGCGAACCCCTACGGCGCGGTCCTGCCCTGGCCGCGTGTGGACGGCGAGGGCCGCGCCCAGCGTGCCGCGGGCGCGCAAGTGGTGCTGCACGACGGCATGCTCGTCGGCTGGCTCAGCCGGAGCGAGCACAACCTGCACACGTACCTGCCCGCCGAAGAGCCCGACCGGTCGCGCTTCGCGCGCGCACTGACACACGGCCTCGCCTCGCTCGTCGAGGACGGCCGGCGCCGGGCCCTGCTGATCGCCCGCGTCGACGGCGAAGACGTCAACGGATCTACGCTCGCGCCTGCGCTGAAGGAAGCCGGGTTCACGGCTGGCGTCCGGGGCTACCTGAAGCGCGCTCCCCTCGGCCGTGGGACTCCCCCGGCCGAAGCCATGGAGGCTCTGGAAGAGGAAGATGCCTGA
- a CDS encoding 2-hydroxychromene-2-carboxylate isomerase → MTKTFDFFYDLGSPYSYLASTQLAGIEQRTGAKARLLAITLGGLRKATGHHIPPPQQLKYMSEDTARWAQDYGVKMQIPKAFPVSTIRALRACIAADLKGKGAEAMHALFHAYWGQGDDISDAPVIERALKKAGLDGKALVARTEDQEIKDCLRKNTDLALARGVFGVPTLFVGERSFWGNDRLQFAEAELRRQG, encoded by the coding sequence ATGACGAAGACCTTCGATTTCTTCTACGACCTGGGCTCTCCTTACAGCTATCTCGCCTCCACGCAGCTCGCCGGCATCGAGCAGCGCACGGGGGCAAAGGCGCGCCTGCTGGCGATCACGCTCGGCGGGCTGCGCAAGGCGACCGGTCACCACATCCCGCCTCCGCAGCAGCTCAAGTACATGAGCGAGGACACGGCGCGCTGGGCGCAGGACTACGGGGTGAAGATGCAGATCCCCAAGGCCTTTCCGGTCAGCACCATCCGGGCCCTGCGCGCCTGCATCGCCGCCGATCTCAAAGGCAAGGGCGCCGAGGCCATGCACGCTCTCTTCCACGCGTACTGGGGGCAGGGCGACGACATCTCCGACGCCCCCGTGATCGAGCGCGCGTTGAAGAAGGCGGGCCTCGACGGCAAGGCGCTGGTGGCCCGGACGGAGGACCAGGAGATCAAGGACTGCCTGCGCAAGAACACCGATCTGGCCCTGGCGCGCGGCGTGTTCGGCGTCCCCACACTGTTCGTCGGTGAGCGCAGCTTCTGGGGAAACGACCGGCTGCAGTTCGCCGAAGCCGAGCTTCGCAGGCAAGGATAG
- a CDS encoding ADP-ribosylglycohydrolase family protein: MPDTNACVAGALLGAKFGKSRIPERWVSKLKAAPELTSLAEQLYRLL, encoded by the coding sequence ATGCCCGACACCAACGCCTGCGTCGCAGGCGCGCTGCTCGGCGCGAAGTTCGGCAAGTCGCGCATTCCCGAACGGTGGGTCTCGAAGCTCAAGGCCGCGCCCGAGCTGACCTCCCTGGCTGAGCAGCTCTACCGGCTTCTCTAG
- a CDS encoding HAD family hydrolase, translated as MPEAANACAFQTIWNCVDRAGLACETAPVLHALLLDLDGTLVDTPQAIVDVAQGTLAALGLPPADPQAIKDTIGLPLPVALAQLIGTGPTGAAEAVEIYRVLWRTHVTPRIPGLLYPGVREGLDELKRADFRLAVVTGKAQDGADSTVAAAGLRHVFDVVLGYTSVASPKPAPDIALLALEKLGVSAAATVIVGDSTHDLEMAQRAGIRSIAVTYGAQPEPLLRSAAPTWVAHSFAEVVRIARKLATLGTP; from the coding sequence ATGCCGGAGGCTGCCAATGCGTGCGCATTCCAAACGATCTGGAACTGCGTTGACCGCGCCGGCCTCGCATGCGAGACCGCGCCGGTGCTGCATGCCCTTCTTCTCGACCTCGACGGCACGCTCGTCGACACCCCCCAGGCGATCGTCGACGTCGCGCAAGGCACCCTCGCCGCGCTGGGCCTTCCACCCGCGGATCCGCAGGCGATCAAGGACACCATCGGGCTGCCGCTTCCCGTCGCGCTGGCGCAGCTGATCGGCACTGGCCCCACCGGCGCCGCGGAGGCCGTCGAAATCTACCGCGTCCTTTGGCGGACGCACGTCACGCCGCGCATTCCGGGCCTGCTCTATCCCGGCGTGCGCGAAGGGCTCGACGAATTGAAACGGGCGGACTTCCGTCTGGCCGTCGTCACCGGCAAGGCGCAGGACGGCGCCGACTCCACCGTCGCGGCGGCGGGCCTTCGCCATGTCTTCGACGTCGTCCTCGGCTACACCAGCGTCGCGAGCCCCAAGCCCGCGCCGGACATCGCCCTGCTCGCGCTGGAGAAGCTCGGCGTCAGCGCGGCCGCCACGGTCATCGTCGGCGACTCCACGCACGATCTGGAGATGGCGCAAAGGGCGGGCATCCGCTCGATCGCCGTCACCTACGGCGCCCAGCCGGAACCCCTCCTGCGGTCCGCGGCGCCGACCTGGGTTGCACACTCCTTTGCGGAGGTGGTGCGCATCGCGCGGAAGCTCGCTACTCTCGGAACGCCATGA
- a CDS encoding MarR family transcriptional regulator: MRIVGVPTMPDSTETRGADDQREPPLGAVLDFMRLLWAVDHALQSASKRMEANFGMTGPQRLVVRIVGRFPGTPAGRVAQILHVHPSTLTGILKRLEARGILQRRPDPRDARRALLALTAKGRKLDNLRTGTVEQAVRRVLGTDPAKVAAAQEVLFALSEELDAGLR; this comes from the coding sequence ATGCGAATCGTTGGCGTTCCAACGATGCCGGATTCGACCGAAACCCGCGGCGCGGACGACCAACGGGAGCCGCCGCTCGGCGCGGTGCTCGACTTCATGCGCCTGCTCTGGGCGGTGGACCACGCCCTGCAGTCGGCCTCGAAGAGGATGGAAGCGAACTTCGGCATGACGGGGCCGCAGCGCCTCGTGGTCCGGATCGTCGGCCGCTTTCCCGGGACGCCCGCTGGCCGCGTCGCGCAGATCCTCCACGTCCATCCCTCGACGCTGACCGGCATCCTCAAGCGGCTCGAGGCGCGCGGCATCCTCCAGCGCAGGCCCGATCCGCGCGATGCCCGACGCGCGTTGCTGGCGCTGACGGCGAAGGGACGCAAGCTCGACAACCTGCGCACCGGCACGGTCGAGCAAGCAGTGCGGCGGGTGCTGGGAACAGATCCCGCCAAGGTCGCCGCCGCGCAGGAGGTGCTCTTCGCTCTGTCGGAAGAGCTCGACGCAGGCCTCAGGTAG
- a CDS encoding YfhL family 4Fe-4S dicluster ferredoxin, translated as MATIITEECINCGACEPECPNQAITQGEDIYVIDPALCTECVGFHDEEACAAVCPVDCCVVDPTNPETEADLLARAQKLHPQRNFPAIAALPAQLSRFRRPTA; from the coding sequence GTGGCGACGATCATCACCGAGGAGTGCATCAACTGCGGAGCCTGCGAGCCCGAGTGTCCAAATCAAGCCATCACGCAGGGTGAGGACATCTACGTCATCGACCCGGCCCTCTGCACCGAGTGCGTAGGCTTCCACGACGAGGAAGCTTGCGCCGCGGTCTGTCCGGTCGACTGCTGTGTTGTCGATCCGACGAATCCGGAGACGGAGGCGGACCTTCTTGCCCGGGCGCAAAAGCTTCATCCCCAAAGGAATTTCCCGGCGATCGCTGCGCTCCCGGCGCAACTGTCCCGGTTCCGACGCCCGACGGCCTGA
- a CDS encoding thiamine pyrophosphate-binding protein: protein MAPCPVRDTRPASRPHPGEYPARLPWASWKRTEVNVGTATGAQLLVRMLKAEGVRHLFTLSGLHIAPIYAACVEEGIAIVDTRHEQAAAHAADATARLTRGIGVCAVTAGPGVTDALTGIANAYAASSPVLLLGGAAPSFNAGKGSLQEMEQVDLFTRITKWSDRIPSPDRVPTYLAKAFRTMLTGRPGPVFLEVPWDVLSNGVEESEAPLPVSYRTRARQPGDPAFVDRAGELLSASARPVIVAGSSIHWDDAAAPLAAFAERLGAPVYLNGAGRGCLPADHPHFFSQTRKDALGEADVVVIAGTPLDFRLGYGAGIAETAKIVQIDSDGAEIGRNRAVDVGIVGDSRSVLEQLAAAIAKRRRGDGWLRDLRGREKEKAARQAAYERSDQVPIHHFRLARELDAVAHDAGDSMFVADGGNWVAIAAKVIALRKPGRWLDPGPLGCLGVGAPFGIAAKLLHPDRPLFVIQGDGSFGFNGMDFDTALRFRLPMVVVVGNDAAWGQIRLPQVQLFGPEKSPATQLAPTRYDKVIEALGGHGEHVTEPARIRPALERAVQSGTVACVNVVLDPEAPAASGAQGYAI from the coding sequence ATGGCGCCGTGCCCCGTGCGGGATACAAGGCCAGCATCCAGACCGCATCCGGGCGAATACCCGGCGCGATTGCCGTGGGCAAGCTGGAAGCGAACTGAGGTCAATGTGGGAACCGCGACCGGTGCGCAGCTCCTCGTGCGGATGCTCAAGGCCGAGGGCGTGCGCCATCTCTTCACGCTCTCGGGGCTGCACATCGCTCCGATCTATGCCGCCTGCGTGGAAGAGGGCATCGCCATCGTCGACACGCGGCACGAGCAGGCGGCCGCGCACGCCGCCGACGCAACGGCGCGGCTGACCCGGGGAATCGGCGTCTGCGCGGTCACCGCGGGTCCGGGCGTGACCGACGCGCTGACCGGCATCGCCAATGCCTATGCCGCGAGCAGCCCCGTGCTCCTGCTCGGGGGCGCCGCGCCCAGCTTCAACGCTGGCAAGGGATCGCTGCAGGAGATGGAGCAGGTGGACCTGTTCACCCGGATCACCAAGTGGTCCGATCGGATCCCCTCTCCCGATCGCGTTCCGACGTACCTCGCGAAAGCGTTCCGGACCATGCTGACGGGCCGCCCTGGACCGGTGTTCCTGGAAGTGCCCTGGGACGTGCTCTCCAATGGAGTGGAGGAAAGCGAAGCGCCGCTGCCCGTCTCGTACCGGACGCGCGCGAGGCAGCCCGGAGATCCGGCGTTCGTCGATCGCGCGGGCGAGCTGCTGTCGGCATCCGCGCGGCCGGTGATCGTGGCCGGCAGCTCGATCCACTGGGACGACGCCGCCGCGCCGCTGGCTGCCTTCGCCGAGCGACTCGGCGCTCCGGTGTACCTGAACGGCGCTGGCCGGGGCTGCCTTCCCGCGGATCACCCGCACTTCTTCTCGCAGACGCGCAAGGACGCTCTGGGCGAAGCGGACGTGGTGGTGATCGCCGGGACGCCGCTCGACTTCCGGCTCGGGTACGGCGCCGGGATCGCCGAGACGGCGAAGATCGTGCAGATCGACAGCGACGGCGCGGAGATCGGCCGCAACCGCGCGGTGGACGTTGGTATCGTCGGAGATTCCCGCAGCGTCCTCGAGCAACTGGCCGCGGCGATCGCCAAGCGGCGCCGCGGCGATGGATGGCTGCGCGACCTTCGCGGCCGTGAGAAGGAGAAGGCCGCGCGACAGGCGGCATACGAGCGATCCGACCAGGTGCCGATCCACCATTTCCGCCTGGCCAGGGAGCTCGACGCTGTCGCCCACGACGCGGGCGACAGCATGTTCGTCGCCGACGGAGGCAATTGGGTGGCCATCGCCGCGAAGGTGATCGCGCTGCGCAAGCCGGGCCGCTGGCTCGACCCGGGACCGCTCGGGTGCCTGGGAGTGGGCGCGCCGTTCGGCATCGCGGCGAAGCTCCTGCATCCCGATCGGCCGCTCTTCGTCATCCAGGGCGATGGATCGTTCGGATTCAACGGCATGGACTTCGACACCGCCCTTCGGTTCCGCCTCCCGATGGTGGTGGTGGTCGGGAACGACGCCGCGTGGGGACAGATCCGGCTGCCGCAAGTGCAGCTCTTCGGTCCGGAGAAGAGCCCGGCGACGCAGCTTGCGCCCACGCGTTACGACAAGGTGATCGAGGCGCTCGGCGGGCATGGCGAGCACGTCACGGAGCCGGCCCGGATCCGGCCAGCGCTGGAGCGGGCCGTCCAGTCGGGAACGGTTGCGTGCGTGAACGTGGTCCTCGACCCGGAGGCGCCCGCGGCGAGCGGCGCCCAGGGCTATGCCATCTGA